The Pseudoalteromonas tunicata genome segment TGTTGTATAACCCTGTTTTTAAATCATAGCCAGTAAGACCTTCAACAGGAGTATAATAAGTTTCTAAATTTGGAGGTGTTGTACCGCCACCATCACCAGGTTCGGTTGCTGTAATGGTAAATTCTTTAGTGTCGGTTTTTGCAAATGTAGCGCCTGATGCTACGGTTTGCCCTGCTACTTTTATTTCATAAGCACCTGAACCATAGCTACAACAAATTCCGTCACCATAAGCATCGTTAATGGTAAATTGATACGTACCCGCTGCCAAACAATAGTTTTTATTATAGGTTGTTGCATTAGCTAAACCTGAACCGGTATCAATCACACCATTAATACCTTGCAACTGCCAACTTGTTTCACTGGCATAATTATCGGTTGTTAACATCAAATCGACCGAGGTATCAGTGCAGCTTGGTTCCGGATCAACAGGAGGTGGAGTGATTGCTAAACTTGGTTGAAAGTCATCAACATACACAACTTCTGAACCGTCAAACCCTGCGGTATCGTAAAAACGCAAACCAACCGCAATTTTTTTACTGCTGGTTGCATTATAACTAAAGCTTACTTGCTGCCATTGGCCAAGAATACCTTCGTTTGAATATCCTTGATAGCCATCTACATATAAACGCGCTTTTACTCCGCCTTCAGTATGATAGATCCAAGTTGAAAACTGGTAGTTTTGCCCAGCCACAACATCGACTTGTTGCAATAAATCGGTATCAGCTTGACTGCCCGTTAATACAGTTACAGCACCAGACGCGTTACCTTGCTTAACAATAGCGACTTCTTTTTTTACTTGTATGCCTGAATCTATGGTGTCCCAACCAGCAACAGCACTTCCTTGCCAAGATTCAAAACCGCCATTAACTACCTCAGCAGCACTTGATAGCGTTGCAAAACTTGCAACAGCCAACATAGTTAATGTCATTTTTTTATTTATCTTCACCTGAAAATCCTTAAAATTTTTATTAAGCGCAACATATATACGCAAAATCGACAAAATTATACGTATCTTGTGTTAAATGTACATGACAGCAATTAACAAAAAATAAACAATTTGTATTTTTACGTAAACAATTGCAAACAGCTTTTTTATTCCATTGATAAACAATACCTTTTCTAAAAAATGTAATTTAAGA includes the following:
- a CDS encoding endonuclease, whose translation is MTLTMLAVASFATLSSAAEVVNGGFESWQGSAVAGWDTIDSGIQVKKEVAIVKQGNASGAVTVLTGSQADTDLLQQVDVVAGQNYQFSTWIYHTEGGVKARLYVDGYQGYSNEGILGQWQQVSFSYNATSSKKIAVGLRFYDTAGFDGSEVVYVDDFQPSLAITPPPVDPEPSCTDTSVDLMLTTDNYASETSWQLQGINGVIDTGSGLANATTYNKNYCLAAGTYQFTINDAYGDGICCSYGSGAYEIKVAGQTVASGATFAKTDTKEFTITATEPGDGGGTTPPNLETYYTPVEGLTGYDLKTGLYNIIAGHNSQGYSAIWTFYENHSLDTYYENDGSILDIYSENPTGSENYNYIKVTNQCGSYSGEGGCYNREHSFPKSWFGGTAEPMHSDIHHIFATDGFVNSKRSNYPYGEVGSATFTSSNNSKLGSAAAGLGYTGTVFEPIDEFKGDLARAYFYMATRYENVIGSWEKITTYSDVVLNGTSDQVFENWHLSMLLRWHQQDPVSQAERDRNNAAFEHQGNRNPYVDHPEFVGLIWQAN